The Sporanaerobacter acetigenes DSM 13106 genome contains the following window.
TCTCCCATATCCTAATCTTGGTCTTCTATAAGAAAAATATCCTCTTCCACATGGTCCTAATCCTCTCCCAGTTAATGGGCCCATTCCTAATGGTCCAGTTCCATTTCTACCTGGCATTTTATAACCTCCTTTTTTATTTTGGGTTTATGTTCTTTATATCTATATTATATATCATTATTGGCATATGTCAATAACTTTTTTTGTAATTTTTCGATTGTGTTTGAATTGACAATAATATAGTGTATTTATATAATATAAATGAAAGGATACATTTAATTAGTGTATCGGTATATTAATATTAATTTATTTTAGAGGTGATATATATGAAGGATTTTAAATATGTTTATGGACCTGTACCTTCAAGAAGAATGGGACTTTCCATCGGAATAAGTCCTATAGCTAAAGGGCACTGCAATTTTTCTTGTATATATTGTCAATTGGGAAGAACGAGGTGCATGACAAATAAAAGAGAAGAGTTTTTTAATTGCAATGAAATAGTTGAAGAGTTTAAAACATATTTAAATGATGAGATTGTTTTTGATGTGGTCACAATAGTAGGCGAAGGTGAACCTACACTATATTCTAATTTAGGCCATTTAATTAAAGAATTAAAACTTATTACAAATAAACCTATAGCAGTTATAACAAATGGAGCACTAATGTCAAATAGTTTAGTAAGAGAAGAATTAAAAAATGCAGATATAGTACTTCCTTCTTTAGATGCTTGTGATGAGGAAATGTTTAAAAAAATAAATAGACCATATGGAAATATAAAATTTGATGAAATAGTTGAAGGGTTAAGAGCTTTTTCTAAGGAATATAATGGACAATTATGGATTGAAACAATGATTGTAAAAGATATTAATGATAACAAAGAATTCTTCTTAAATCTTGAAAAATTGTTAAATACAATAAGTTATCATAGATTGTATATTAATTCTCCTGTCAGACCTCCAGCAGAAAGTTTCGTGGAACAACCTTCAAAAGAAAGTATAAAGGAAGCTGTTTCAATATTGGGAGGAATATCTATAGATGAACTAGTATCTGAAGGCTTCTATAGTGAAATAAAAGATGATTATGAGGCCGTTATGAGCATTATTAAAAGACATCCAATGAACCAATTTGAAATAAAATCTTTTATAGAAAAAAGAGGAAATCCTAATATAAGAGAATTTTTTCAAAGACTAGATAATGATGACAATATAGAAGTGATAAATTATAAAAATTATTGTACTTATAGATTGAAATGAAAGGGGAATCCATATGAAAAATCCTATAAAAAAAGTAGCAGCTATTCATGATTTATCTGGATATGGAAGAGCTTCACTTACAGCAATAATACCAATACTTTCATCCATGAACATACAAGTATGTCCTTTCCCTACAGCAATTCTATCAAATAATACTGGAGGATTTGAAAGCTTCTCATTTGTAGATTTGACAGATTCAATGGAAGATTATATGAATCATTGGACAAAGGAAAACATTAAATTTGACTGTATTTATAGTGGTTTTTTAGGGTCTTCAAAACAAGTTGATATAATTTTAAACTTTATTGAAACTTTTAACAATAATTCTTCCATGATTGTTGTAGATCCTGTTATGGGGGACAATGGAAAACTATATCCTACTATAAATGAAGATATAATTGAAAAAATGAAAATATTAGTAAAAAAATCAGATATTATAACTCCAAATCTTACAGAAGCTACATATCTATTGGAAAAATCATATACTAAAGACATTAACGAAAATAAAATTAAAAAAATGCTACTAGATTTATCAAATATGGGACCTAAAATAGTTATTATTACAAGTGTTCCTGATACCATTATACCCGACAATATAAATGTTTTAGCATATGATAAGGAAAGTAGCAAATTTTGGAAAGTAGGATGTAAATATATTCCCGTAGAATTTCCTGGCACTGGAGATGCATTCACCAGTGTACTAATAGGAAGCCTACTTAATGGTGATAGTTTACCTATAGCATTAGAACGAAGCATGCAATTTATCTCTACTAGTATTAAAGAAAGTTATGGATATAATTATCCAAGGAGAGAAGGAATTTTATTGGAAAAAACTCTTGATATTTTAAAAATGCCAATTATGAATAGCAACTATGAATTATTAGAATGATAGATATAAAAAATTCTAGCCTCATAATATAAAATTATAGAGGCTAGAATTTTTTATGTTTACTTTTTTTCCCTTTCATCATTTTCTTCATAATACTCATATATGCATTGGTCCAATTTTTGACTTATTTTTAATATGATTTCCTTATTTAGATTCATATTCATCGCATTATTTAAAATGCTTCTTGTCATTTCGACTTTATCTTTTTTGTTCACTATCTCCACTCCCTTATAAATAATTCCCTATATGATTTTATATTAAATATTTACTAATTGCAAATATTTAATATATGCAATTAGCAAATTAAAATATTGACTAAAATCCGTTAAAGTATATTATGAATAGGGAGTGGAAAAAATGGACGACAACATACAAATAAATAATGTGGCTATTGGTCAAAGAATGAGAGAAGAAAGATGCAAATTAGGTCTCTCACAAGAAGAACTTGCAGAAATAATAGGTCTTTCAAATTATTATATTGGACAATTAGAACGAGGAGAAAGACAGATGAGTCTCCCAACATTGGTTAAAATATCCAAATGTTTGCATGTATCTTTGGATTATTTAGTATTAGGAAATAATTTATGTGCTGTTGGTTCTGTAAAAGAATCCTCTGATATTTATATTTCATCTAGCAATAAAGATACAGAATTGGAAAATTTATTAAAGAAATGTTCTCCAGAAGAACTAGAACTTTTCAAAAAACTCATGAAAACTGTTCTTCCTTATATATAATAAAAAAGGCTTCCAATGAAAATATTAAAAATCAAGGAAGCCTTTTTTGAATTTTTAATTTATTACAAAAACCATTAATTTCTCATTGTTGCTTTTAGCCTGTGAGGTTTTAATATCAATTGAATTGCATCTATTATATTATTCACCACGATATCAGCAGAAATTAGTGCTTTGGAAAAACAGCCTTCGCTTCCTATAACTGCTATAGAAAGTCTACTCATTTGAAACATTTCTATATCATTTCTTCCATTGCCTATAGAAACTGTTTTATATTTTCCTATTTTCTCAACAAATTTTCTCTTATGTATAGTTGCCTCTTCTCCATCAAAAACTTCAATTTCTGCTGGAAGATGCTCGCACTGATTTCTCACAGTTCCATTGGTATCTGCAGTTAATACATAAACTTTTATACCCTTACTTACTAATTCTAAAATTAGTTCTCCTACCCCTTCAATCAAGATTCCATCTTCAGCTATTGTGCCATTGTAATCAAATACCACATTTTCTATTTCTATATTTTTATATCCTGGTATATCAACTTTCATCATCTTTCACTTCCTCAACTATTTTTATTTTAACTACAAAAGAAAAAGGTGGCAAAGCAAATATCCTTGTGCCACCTTTATTTCCCGGGAAATTATTTATTCTACTGTAACTGATTTTGCTAAATTTCTTGGTTTATCTACATCACAACCTCTTTCTGTTGCTACATAATATGCAAGAAGTTGCAATGGTATGACAGCCAATGGAGCTGTAAGTTCATCTATTGCTGATGGTATATATATGATAAAATCAGCCACACCTTTAATTTCAGTATTTCCCTCTTTAGCTAGAGCTATAGTATAAGCTCCTCTAGCTTTTACTTCCTTTATATTGCTAATCATTTTATCATATAGAAAATCTTGAGTAGCTAAAGCTAAAACAGGAGTATTTTCTTCTATTAAAGCTAATGTACCATGTTTCAATTCCCCAGCTGCCATTGCTTCTGAATGAATATATGACACTTCTTTCAGCTTCAAGCTTCCTTCCATAGCTAAATAATAGTCAAACCCTCTACCTATATAGAATATGTCACTACTTTTTGATATATAAGAAGCGGCACTCTTGATATTAGATTGGCTTTCAAGAATTTTTTCTATCTTTTCAGGAAGAACTTTTACTTCTTCCAATACCTTTTTATACTCAAACTCATCTATGGTTCCTTTCATATCTGCCATATAGAGAGCAATCAAAGCTAATGATACAACTTGAGTTGTATAGGCCTTGGTTGAGGCTACTGCTATTTCTGGCCCTGCCCAAGTATAAAATACATAGTCAGCTTCTCTTGATATAGAACTTCCAACTACATTGCACACTGCAAGTACCTTTGCTTTCTTTTCTTTTGCCAATCTCAATGCAGCCAAAGTATCTGCTGTTTCTCCAGATTGGCTTACAACTATCATAAGTGTTTTTTCATCTATAAATGGATTGTTGTATCTAAATTCTGATGCTATATCCGTCAACACAGGTATTCTTGCATACTTTTCTATAAGTGCTTTCCCTACAAGTCCTGCATGATATGCAGTCCCACAGGCAACTATATATATTTTTTCAATATTTTTTATATCTTCACTTTTTATGTCTATATTATCCAAATTGATTTTTCCACTATCGTCTATCCTAGACATTAATGTATCTTTAATTGCCTTTGGTTGTTCAAATATTTCTTTTATCATAAAGTGGTCATAGCCACCTTTTTTAGCTTCATCTATATCCCATGTAACTTTATAAACTTTCTTTTGGATAGGATTTCCTTCAAAATCCATAATAGATACATGGTCTTTAGTGATTTCAGCCATTTCACCATTTTCTAAAATATATATATCCTTTGTCCAATCTATAACTGCAGGTATATCTGAAGCAATAAAGTTTTCTCCTTCTCCAAGACCTATAATGAGTGGACTATCTTTTCTTACAGCTATGAGCTTGTCTTTTTCATCTAAGGACAAAACTCCAAGTGCAAAAGCTCCTTTAAGTTTTTTTATTGCCTTCATAACTGCTTTCTTCAAGTCTCCATCATAGTACATATCTATTAGATAAGGAATGACTTCTGTATCTGTTTCTGATACAAAGCTATATCCACTTTTTTTAAGTTCCTCTTTTATTTCCAGATAGTTTTCAATGATTCCATTGTGAACTACTGCAATATTTCCTTTATGATTTACATGAGGATGTGAATTTACATCTGAAGGTTCCCCATGAGTAGCCCACCTAGTATGGCCTATTCCTACATGACTATCTATTGAAATTTCTTCTAAGTTTTCTTCTAAGTTTTTTAGTCTTCCTTTACATTTGACTATTTTCATTTCATCTTTATTTACAACAGCTATTCCTGCCGAATCATATCCTCTATATTCTAATTTTTCTAATCCACGGGTTAATACATCTATAGATTTTTTATCACCTATATATCCCACTATTCCACACATTTTGATTACCTCCAAAATCAAAGTAAGATTACCACTTGGTCTTTTTTGTCCCTACAATCACTCATAGGTTTTGTAAAACCATATGGATAGTGGCATACCCCAGGGCATCCGCCGAAGACTTCGATAGACCCTGTCCTCGTCAACTTAAGTTTTTCTTAAGTTCGGGCGCTTTAGATTATATTTTTTCACTTCATTATAAGGCTAATGAACTATCTCCTAGCCTTTCTTCTATTAAATTTGCAAGATCAGTTGCCACATTTAGTATTTCCTTCTCATCTTTTGCTTCTATCATGACACGTACCAATGGTTCAGTTCCTGATGGTCTTATGACAACTCTTCCTTCTCCATGAAATCTTTCTTCTATCTTTTCTATTTCATTTTTTATTGTTTCATCTTCTAAATAAGAATACTTTAATTCACTCTTAACTTTTGCATTTACAAGAACTTGTGGAAAACTAGTCATCATACTACTCAATTGTGACAATTTCTTTCTAGTGTCTTTCACTACGGAAATTAGTTGCAATGCTGTTAAAAGACCATCTCCAGTAGTATTGTGTTCTAAAAATATTATATGGCCTGATTGTTCTCCCCCTAAAACGTATCCATTCTTTAGCATTTCTTCAATTACATATCTATCTCCAACTTTTGTCTTAACTACATTCATATTGTTTTCTTTTAGGTATACATCAAGACCCATATTGGTCATAACTGTCCCAACTACTGTATCTTTTGATAATTTTCCTTTTCTCTTGAGCTGTGATCCACAAATAGCTAATACATGATCTCCATCTACAATATTGCCACATTCATCAACAGCTATAAGTCTATCTGCATCTCCATCAAAAGATAGTCCTATATCTGCATTTGTTTTCAACACTAAATCCTTGACCATATCTGGATTTGTAGAACCACAGTTTACATTTATATTCACTCCATTTGGCTCATAATTTATAACTACTATTTCAGCATTTAATTCTTTAAGTAATTTTGGAGCTATTTCATATACTGCACCATTTCCACAATCTACAGCAATTTTCAGTCCACTAAAATCTGTATTTATGCTTTTCTTTAAATGGTCCATATAATCTCTTGCTCCATCATCTACTACAATCCTTTTTCCTATATCTCCAGCTATTGGTCTATACTCTACAGTTTCTGGAGCAAAAATAAATTCTTCTATTTTTTCCTCAACATCATCATTTAACTTGTAACCACTTTCATTAAAAAATTTGATTCCATTGTATTCTACTGGATTGTGAGAAGCAGATATAACTATTCCACTTATTGCATTGTACTTTCTTGTTAAATAAGCTACTGCAGGAGTAGGTACTATTCCTACACTTATAACATCTAATCCTACAGAACAAATTCCAGCAATCAATGCAGCTTCAAGCATATCTCCTGATTTTCTTGTATCTCTTCCCACTACTATTTGACCGCTTTCACCATTGGAAAGAACAAAAGCTCCTGCTCTTCCTATTTTAAAAGCTAGTTCTGGAGTCAGCTCATCATTTGCTATACCCCTTACTCCATCTGTTCCAAATAATTTTCCCATCTAAATTCCTCCTTGTAAAAAATGTAACACTAATATAATATCATATACCTTTTTTATACACAATTTTTTATTTTTATATTTTTTTATCAATAGGATATTTTTTTAAAGCTAATTCTTTCAATTTATCTATCTCATTGAATTCAGGATTTTCCATCACTTTTCCTAATAGATATTCAAATATCTCACCAATTTCTGGTCCTTCTATATATCCCATTTCTATCAAATCTTCACCATTTATATGAAGATGTTTTATTTCATAAGCTTCATTTTTAGACAAAATTTTTTTTATTCTCTTTTCCATATCTACAATACTTTCAATTGATGCATCTTTGTTGGAACATTCTCTATCTGCTTTTTGCAATAAAAAAAGGTCCCCAATATTTTCTTCCCCTACTCTTCTTATGAGTCTTTTTAATCCCTTATCTTTGAATGTGCCATGATGGGTCATATGGTTTTCAATAAGTATAGATACATCCTCTATCATTTTCTTTGAAAATTTAAGTCTTTCTAATGCAGTTTTTGCAATTTTTGCTCCTACCTTGTCATGACCATAAAAATGTCCTACTCCTTCTTTATCTACTGACAAAGTATGAGGTTTGCCAACATCGTGAAAAAGAGCTGCCAGTCTTAGCTTAAGTATTGGTGGAGTATTGTCTACTACACATAATATATGATTATAAACATCTCTTTCATGATGGGGGTTTTTCTGATCAAATCCAATTGTTGGAACTAGTTCAGGAAGTACAATTTGAAATATTCCAATGCTTCTCATAACTTCCAAACCAATTGAAGGTTTACCACTCATAAGTATTTTAACAAATTCTTGATTTATTCTCTCCATACTTACTTGTGAAATTTTTTCTCCATACTTTTTACAGGCAAGAAAAGTTTCTTCTTCTATCTCAAAATCTAATACCGTAGAAAATCTCACAACCCTAAGAATTCTTAAATAATCTTCCATAAATCTTTTTTCAGGATTGCCCACACATTTTACTACTTTTTTACCTATAGCTTCAACTCCTCCAAAAGGATCTATTAGACCTTTATCTTTATTATATGCCATAGCATTTATAGTGAAATCTCTTCTAGATAAATCTTCTTCAATTGTAGAAACAAACTTTACCCATTCAGGTCTTCTACCATCTACATATTCACCTTCAGTCCTAAAAGTCGTAATCTCAACACTAGCTTCATCAAGATGGATAATTATAGTTCCAAATTGTTTTCCTACATCTATAGTTTTTTTATCTTTAAATACTTCTTCTATTTCTTCAGGAAGAGCATTGGTCCCTACATCAAAATCATTTGGTATATTCCCAAGAAGTATATCTCTTATACATCCTCCTACAATATAGGATTCATATCCTTTTTCTTCTAGTCTATCCATTATAAATTTCACATATAGAGGTGTCTCAATTTTCATCTTATCACTCCAAACATTATGATATTTTAAGTATATCATAGTATTAGGAAGAGACAAATATTATATGCAAAAAGGCTTTGAGTCAATTCAAAGCCTTTCATAAAATTATTTATCTTTCATATTTCTTTAAAAGTATAGCAGCATTGTGTCCCCCAAATCCTAATGAATTTGACAATGCATAATTTATCTCCCTTTTTACAGCCTTGTTTGGAGTATAATCAAGATCACATTCTGGGTCAGGTGTCTCGTAATTTATAGTTGGAGGTATAATTCCCTCTTCCATAGCAAGAACTGTAGCTATTGCTTCTATCCCACCTGCTGCTCCTAAAAGATGTCCTGTCATAGATTTTGTTGAACTGATAGCAAGTTTATATGCATGATCTTTAAACACTTTTTTGATTGCAAGTGTTTCCAATTTATCATTGTAATAAGTACTGGTTCCATGAGCATTTATATAATCAACTTGATTAAAATCAACACTTGCTTCTTCTAGTGCAAGTCTCATTGCCTCTGCTGCTCCTTTTGCTTCAGGATCTGGTGCAGTAATATGATATGCATCAGAAGTTGCTCCATAGCCAATCACTTCTCCATATATGTGAGCATTTCTCTTTAATGCATGTTCTAGCTCTTCAAGTACTATTATTCCTGCTCCTTCTCCTATGACAAATCCATCTCTATCTTTGTCAAAAGGTCTACTTGCTTTTTCTGGTTCCTCATTTCTTGTAGAAAGTGCCTTCATTGAACAAAATCCTGCCACAGCTATAGGACTTGCTGCTGCTTCACTACCTCCTGTGATTATCACATCAGAAACACCTTTTTGTATCATTCTGAAAGATTCTCCTATTGCATGATTTCCTGATGCACAAGCTGTAGTAATGGTAAAACTTGGCCCTTTAAAACCATACATCATAGTTACTTGACCTGGTCCCATATTGGATATCATCATAGGAATAAAAAATGGGCTTACTCTTCTAGGTCCTTTTTCCATAAGCTTTGTATGTTCTGCTTCCAGTGTTTCTATGCCACCTACTCCAGAACCTAAAATGACTCCAACTCTTTCTTTATCAATACTTTCCAAATCCAATTTGCTATCTTCCAATGCCAATTTAGTAGCTGCAACCGCAAATTGAGCAAATTTATCCATACGCTTTGCTTCTTTTTTGTCCATATATTCTTCTGGATGAAATTCTTTTACTTCAGCTCCAATTTTACTTGTATAGCCTTCTGTGTCAAAGTTTGTTATATAGGATATCCCAGATTTACCTTCTATAAGGGAATTCCAATACTCTTCTTTTCCAATTCCTATTGACGTTATAGGGCCTAATCCCGTTATAACTACTCTTCTCAATTGTATTACCTCCAAATATTTTTAGGCTATTTTTGACTCAACATATTCTACTATATCTTTTATATTTTTGAATTTTTCTGCATCCTCTTCAGGAATTTCTATATCAAATTCATCCTCTATACCCATCATTACTTCTACTGCATCTAGTGAATCTGCTTCTAAATCATTCATGATTGATGCTTCAGGTTTTATACTTTCTACTTCTTCTATTTCTAATTGTTCAGCTATAATCCCTCTGACTTTTTCAAATATATCCATTTTAAACTCCTCCCTCAATTTTAATTTACATTAGCATTCCGCCATCAACATTTATTACTTGACCAGTAATATAATCTGACTTTTCACTACATAAAAATGCCACTACATTTGCAATATCCTCAGGCTTCCCAGCCCTTTTTAGTGGTATACCATTTATCATTTCATCCTTTATCTTATCATTTAAAATATTTGTCATGTCAGTTTCCACAAATCCTGGAGCTACTGCATTTACGTTTATACCACGACTACCTAATTCCTTTGCTATAGATTTGGTAAAACCAATAATTCCAGCTTTAGAAGCACTGTAGTTTCCTTGACCCGCATTTCCAGATATGCCCACTACTGAAGCTATATTTACAATTTTTCCAGACTTCTTCTTGAGCATACCTCTTGCAACAGCCTTAGTACACAGATATGCTCCTCTTAAATTGGTACTTATGACATCATCCCATTCTTCTAATTTCATCCTCAAGAGGAGATTATCTTTTGTAATTCCTGCATTGTTGACAAGTATATCAACAGATCCAAATTCATTGTTTACTATCTCAATCATATCATTTATGTCTTTTTCATTTGACACATCAGCCTTAATTGCCAAGCCTCTCACATTGCTTTTCTCTACTTCAGCTATCACCTCCTTTGCATTAACTTCATTATTTATATATGTTATAACTACGTTGGCACCTTGTTTTGAAAGTTCTATTGCAATGGCTCTACCTATACCTCTAGAACCTCCAGTTATCAATGCTGTTTTGCCTTTTAAATTCAATTTCATGCCTCCTTGTCAAAAAAATCACATATTTTTTCAAAACCCTCTATATTACTGACACTAAAAGTATTTACCTCTTTGTTGGCAGTTTTTGCTATTCTTTTGACAAATCCAGTAAGACTCTTTCCAGGTCCAATTTCAATAAAAGTATCTACCCCACTATCTAGCATAGTATTTACTGAATCACACCATAGTACTGAATTACTAACTTGACGTACGAGGCTTGGAACAACTTCACTTTTATCAACAAGTGGTTTTGCATCTACATTTGTCACAACTACTTCTTTTAAATCATTTATTTTAACTTTGCCTAATTCTTCTTTCAATTTTTCACCAGCAGGTTTAAGCAAACTAGAATGAAAAGGAGCACTCACCGGCAACAATACTACTTTCTTTGCACCTAGTTTTTTTGCTTCTTCTGCCGCCAAATTCACTGCTTCAATTTCTCCAGAAATAACTATCTGTCCCGGACTATTATAATTAGCTATTTCTACTATACCATATTTGCTTACACTATGGATAGCCTCTAACACCTTTTCCTTTTCTAATCCCAATATAGCTGCCATTCCACCTTTCCCTAATGGAACAGCTTCTTGCATATATTTCCCTCTTTTCTTTACTAGAGGAACTGCTTCACTAAAACTCATTGCTTCAGCACTTACCAATGCAGTATATTCGCCTAAACTAAGTCCTGCTGCATAGTCACAATGTATTCCTCTTTCTTCAAGAGCTTTAAGCATGGCAACACTTGTTGTAAGTATTGCAGGTTGAGTATTTTCTGTTTTAATCAATTCTTCATCTGGTCCTTCAAAACAAATCTTTTTCATATCCATTCCCAAGCTATCATTTGCTTCTTCATATACCTCTTTTGAAGTAGAAAAATTCTCGTAGAAGTCTTTGCCCATGCCTACAAATTGAGCTCCTTGACCTGGAAAAATAAAAGCTATTTTCCCCATATTATTCACTCCTTTTAAATTTATCTAATATATTAAATTCTATTTCTGCTTCCCTCATAATATCTTCTATGATTTTACTACATGGTTTTATGTCTTTTATAAGACCTGCAATTTGTCCCGCCATTAGAGAACCATTATCTACATCTC
Protein-coding sequences here:
- the fabD gene encoding ACP S-malonyltransferase, with amino-acid sequence MGKIAFIFPGQGAQFVGMGKDFYENFSTSKEVYEEANDSLGMDMKKICFEGPDEELIKTENTQPAILTTSVAMLKALEERGIHCDYAAGLSLGEYTALVSAEAMSFSEAVPLVKKRGKYMQEAVPLGKGGMAAILGLEKEKVLEAIHSVSKYGIVEIANYNSPGQIVISGEIEAVNLAAEEAKKLGAKKVVLLPVSAPFHSSLLKPAGEKLKEELGKVKINDLKEVVVTNVDAKPLVDKSEVVPSLVRQVSNSVLWCDSVNTMLDSGVDTFIEIGPGKSLTGFVKRIAKTANKEVNTFSVSNIEGFEKICDFFDKEA